Proteins from one Synechococcales cyanobacterium CNB genomic window:
- a CDS encoding DinB family protein, with the protein MMNPAPPSRSIHHMSPRDTIGTILDIHAMINGFIIAAVEDVPESRMTEQPGTIVNHPAWTLSHLNAYAGVLLSTLDDPSVPTADAEMERFGYGTTPVPDRAAYATKRELLDRFGDRNARLAAVVAAKHPDYFPRPSPEKFHPYSPTIGHIAITLLVAHPPHHLGQLKQWRSAAGIAERA; encoded by the coding sequence ATGATGAATCCGGCGCCTCCATCGCGTAGCATTCATCACATGAGCCCCCGCGACACGATCGGCACGATCCTGGATATCCATGCGATGATCAACGGGTTTATCATCGCGGCAGTCGAAGACGTTCCGGAATCCCGCATGACCGAGCAGCCGGGCACGATCGTCAACCACCCGGCGTGGACGCTGTCGCATCTCAATGCGTACGCAGGAGTACTGCTGTCGACACTCGACGACCCGAGCGTGCCGACGGCAGATGCCGAGATGGAGCGGTTCGGGTATGGCACCACGCCCGTGCCTGACCGTGCTGCCTACGCGACGAAGCGCGAACTGCTTGACCGGTTCGGAGACCGGAACGCGCGCCTAGCCGCGGTCGTTGCGGCGAAGCACCCGGACTACTTCCCGAGACCATCGCCGGAGAAGTTTCACCCTTACTCGCCGACCATCGGGCACATCGCCATCACGCTGCTTGTAGCACACCCGCCGCATCACCTGGGCCAGCTGAAGCAGTGGCGCAGCGCCGCCGGAATCGCCGAAAGGGCTTGA
- a CDS encoding prepilin-type N-terminal cleavage/methylation domain-containing protein: MHRFGGTLRRCGMTATHGIIPMQRSAFTLVEMLVVVAILALLVGLTVTVGTKMTNSSRASATANTIRVLDNSLAEWIASEGQIPASQLPPPAGITGRASIPMVDGRPDNAKEDDPANPTVTLYTALVMQSAAVAPALQSLDTKYAKPTVVDFGVSGAPTAYKALNVVDAWERPIRFVHPAYHGGYGDYYNDKNVKVSRANMSVKVDGTPVALNFRRSYRPWSATDPLRTSKWVGDADEGICPGGRPYFYSAGQDGDPGTRSDNVYTVEPQYPAETARFK; the protein is encoded by the coding sequence ATGCACCGCTTCGGCGGCACGCTACGGAGATGCGGCATGACGGCAACACACGGAATCATCCCGATGCAACGCTCGGCCTTCACGCTCGTGGAGATGCTCGTCGTTGTGGCGATTCTCGCCCTGCTCGTCGGCCTGACCGTGACGGTCGGCACCAAGATGACGAACTCGAGCCGAGCATCGGCGACGGCGAACACCATCCGCGTGCTCGACAACTCGCTCGCCGAGTGGATCGCGTCCGAGGGACAGATCCCCGCGTCACAACTCCCGCCACCGGCGGGCATCACCGGACGGGCCTCCATCCCGATGGTCGATGGGCGGCCGGACAACGCCAAGGAAGACGACCCCGCGAATCCGACGGTTACGCTGTACACGGCGTTGGTGATGCAGTCAGCTGCCGTCGCACCCGCGCTGCAGTCGCTGGACACGAAGTATGCCAAGCCGACGGTGGTTGACTTTGGGGTCAGCGGGGCGCCGACGGCCTACAAGGCCCTGAACGTCGTCGATGCCTGGGAACGCCCGATCCGCTTCGTTCATCCCGCCTACCACGGCGGATACGGAGATTACTACAACGACAAGAACGTCAAGGTCAGCCGAGCGAACATGAGCGTGAAAGTCGATGGAACGCCGGTCGCGCTCAACTTCAGGCGGTCCTACCGACCGTGGAGCGCGACCGATCCGCTGCGCACCTCGAAGTGGGTCGGAGACGCGGACGAGGGCATCTGCCCCGGTGGCCGTCCGTACTTCTACTCCGCGGGTCAGGACGGCGACCCCGGCACCCGCTCGGACAACGTCTACACGGTCGAGCCGCAGTACCCTGCGGAGACGGCCCGATTCAAGTAA